The region ATGACCGGTGCCCAGGCTTCTTTGTAATCTTCAAAGATAATTTTGAGCAGCATCTGAACTATCCGCCGCTCTGTTGGTGTAAATTCTCGCCCTTCAATTTTTGCGTGATAGCGCCCATCACCTCCGAAGAAGTTATCTACCAGTATAAATACCAGTCGGGCTTCCATAGTGATCAATCCAGTTCCCTTGAGAGGACGAAAGCGCACCATGTTCAAACTGGTGGGAACAAACAAAGTATGAATATATTCGCCAAACTTGAGCATTTGTACACCGTTGATGGATACCTCAGCGGTGCGACGCATCATATTGAACAAGCTGATCCGCATATGACGGGCAAATCGTTCATTAACAATTTCGAGGGTCGGCATACGACCGCGAACGATTCGGTCCTGCGACGAAAAGTCGTATTGTAAGGCGTTACTCGTCCCACCATCGTCACTATCGGGGACTTCTTCTTCTTCGACTTCATCAACGCCGTGCAATAAGGCATCGATTTCGTCTTGTGATAATAAGTCGCTCACTGACTCTTCCTACTGCATTACAAAACCGGTAAATAACACGCGTTCAACCACTTTACTGCCTTCAACACTCTCCATTGCAGCCTGAACCTTATCTAATGCACTCAGTCGCAGAGTTTCTTTGCCTGCACTGGTACTCAGTTCGTCAGCTGTGGTGGTAGAAAACACACTTAGCAAAGTGCCTTCAATCAGAGGAATATGCTTTTTAGCCACCTCTTCGTTGACGTCACCACGTACAAGTAATTGTACTTTAATCTGTACTATACGGTCCCGACTTGCGCCGGGTACATTAAATACAAAGGGACGCGGCATAGCAACATACAATGCACTGCCCGTTTGTGCCGAATTTTGCTGGGTAGCCTGTGCCTGTTGCTCAGTCGTTTCTTCAGCCAACGATTCGGGAGCGTCATCTGACCCTGCAAATAAAAAGTAGCCTGCAACTGCGGCCAAAACAACAACCACAGCAGCAATGATGATGATTAATTTTTTCTTTGAGCCACCCGTCTCTTCTATTTCTAAATCGCTTTCTTCTGCCATATCCGCGCTTCTTTAAGTCACTCTAACCTTAATCATAGCAGCTGTTACGCATAGTAATCTATTGCTGAATCACTTTGCCGTCTGCTAGTTGTTGATTGTTGGCCGTTATTTTGCGCTTCACTGCCATTATTAGCAAGTGTTCCATGACCTTGTGATGCTTCCTGCTGCTGTTGTTCTCCGCCTTGTCCTTGCTGAATGTTACTTTCTCCAAGCTGGATCCCCTGCTCGGCCAACATCTCTCTGAGTTTCGGCATGGACTGTTCTAGTTGCTCTTTGGCTTGCTGGTTTTGCACAACAAAGTTCACCTGAGCCTGCTCCCCCTCGGAGCGTATGCGTATCTGCATACTACCCAATTCAGGCGGGTCTAAACGGATCTCGGCTTCCTTATTGTTGATATTTAGCATCATATTGACACGCTCTTGTAAGGCCTTAACTGCGTCATTTCGGGCAATATTAATGGCCTGACTGAGAGCGGGATCTGCCTGCATGGCTTTTTGGTTGACAGCACTTTGCTGGTTGACCTGCTGACTCTGTCTAACCTGCTCAACTTGCGCCAGCATTTCATTGAACTCGTGCTTCATGCCCTCGTCTGGACGCTCACCACGAATTGCCTTAAAAATATTTTCAACAGGCGCAGGTATTGCGCTGCGTTGCTGTGAATTCTGCTGCTCCGACTGGCCGCCTTCTTTTTTAAGCTGGGCTAACTCGGGGTGCTCACCCTCTAATGAGTCTGACACCACTGTTTGCTGCAAGTTTTCTTTGCCCTGAGATTTTGTATCTGCACTACTTACGCCCGTCTGGCTTAGCGCAGCAGCTTGTGTATTTACCTTCTCAGGTTTAACAGGATCTGTTTTACTCGGCACTTTAGCGTCCTTTTCAGCAATCACCGACTGTATCGACTTGTCCGTTACTTCTGCCTGTCTGGAGCCTGACTCTATGGTTGTTTGTGGTTTGTTTGCAGCACTCTCGCTAGGCTTTGCCCCAAGCTCCTGCAACAGTTGTTCGGCCTTGGCGCGCTGCTCGGGATTACTTATTTCGCCACTTTTTAATTGCGCACGCAGGTTTGTCTCCAGTACTTGCTTTTGCTCCGGGGTGAGAGAATCTGCCATTGCCTTCAATTCAGTGGACGTTGCCGAAGTTGCACTGCTTTTTGCTGGCTGCTGAGGTTTCATAACCTGTTCGTCACCCTTGATGTCCTCTTTATCTGCTTGAGGTGCAGTAATTACGGGACCAATCTGATCAATTGGACGTTGAGATTTCCCGGCGCTAGTGGGCTGTTGCTCACTCACATCGCTGTGCGCAGCACTAATATGAGTGGGTGCGCTATCCCGTGCAGGTCGTAGTTCAACGTCGGCCTTTGCTGATTGCTGCTCATTTACCAGTTTTACAGAAGTCTCTGTGCTACCTTGTTTACCAGTTGCGGTGTTTGCGGTTTGTTTTGCACTATCAGCACTCTCACCTTTAGCAAGCTGAACAACGGGATCCAGTTTTGCATCTCCCTCTGCTGGCTTGTTTTGAGTCTGTAACCCCGGTTCATCCGTCGGCTGCGTGATAACAGGGCCTATCTTATCAACTCGTTTGGCAACAATCGGGTCAGCCAGTTTTTCTACCGGTACTTCACCTTGACCAAGTTTACCATTGGCATACAGGCTTGCGTCCTGAGTTGGCTTTTTCACTGCACCATTTTGCGCTTGGGCATCTACAGACACATCAGGTAACTCAGTGTCATCGCTATTTTGCTCAGCAGGTATAGGTAAAACAGGCCCGATACCATCAACCGGTTTTTTATTATCCGGACCAGTTACCTGCTCGACTTTAGACAAGTAATCTTTCAGTGCTTTAGGAACCGGTGCCAAGTTTTGTGCTAAATCGGTACTTTGCGCATTCGATGACTTGATTTGTAAAAGCAAGTCATCAGCATGACTGCCGCTGGTATCTGCCGCTGCATCACTACCAGGATTGACAACCGTACCGACAACCACTTTCGGGTCTGTCTGACCGGGGAGCTCTGAATCATCCAGCTTTAAAGGTTCATCCGGCAGTGTTTTTTTGCCAGCGGAAATCTGGCTGTCATCCAACCCTAAACGGCGGTCAAGGCCACCTGGTAAAGGAATATACTCTCCCGTCTCATCCGTATTTGACTGTGACGCCTCATCGCTACTGTCTTGCTCTGCCTGAGCTAACATTGCGAGAAAGCCCGAGTCCTCGGACTGTTCCGTTTGATCCTTTCCCTTCGCCGAAACTCCGTTATTGATTGCTACTTCTAGCGAAACATTGACCATACTCTCACCTTTATATGCGGCAACTTCACGCCGCTAACCGGATTAAATTGATGTGCTGTAATGACTTTGCAAAAAACACGCCATTATTGTGCAATTTTTGATATATCTTAGTAAGCCTGCTTACGACGCATAAAAATATTAGTGGCAAACTCGTCGAGCATTTTTTGCTCAGCTTTAGCAAGTCTTTGCTGCTGTTCCAGCGCCTTTTTCTCAATCAGCTTCGCGATTGCTTTGGCCTTGACTTGCTGCTCTAACCATAACTTGCGGCGTTGGTCGACCACCCGTTTGGCCGTTGCAACTGTGTTGGCCTGCTGGCGAATGGCTTCTTCAATTTTGTTGATAAATGCATGATATTGGCCAAACCCAGCGCTCGACAGGCCCTGTAATGCCTTTTGATGCAGCTGCTGGCTGTACTCAAGGCGAAATTCGTTCAGACCATTGAGCTTCTGTTGGTTGGCGTGAAAATTTTGCTCGGCCTGGATAAAGTTGAGGCGGAGCTTTTCTTCTTTTTCACTTTCAAGTTTATAAAGTAAATCGAGTTTATTATTTGCCATTAGCCTTGTCCCAGTAGTTGTGCCAGGCCTTGCAGACATTCATCGTAATGCAGGACATCTTTCATGCCCTGCTGCAAGAAGGCGTTAATATTTGGCATCATATTAATGGCCTGATCTAACATAGGATCACTCCCCTGCTGATAGGCTCCTAACGTGATCATGTCTTTATTCTGTTGATACATGGAATAAACCTGCTTGAGTACTCTGGCCTGTTGCATATGACTTTCAGACACCACCTGAGGCATAACCCGGGAAATGGACTTCTCAATATCTATAGCCGGATAGTGCCCGCTGTCGGCAAGATCACGAGACAAAACAATATGACCATCGAGAATTGCACGCGCAGAGTCCGCGATCGGGTCCTGCATGTCATCCCCTTCACTCAGCACGGTAAAAAAGGCAGTAATGGATCCCTGTCCCTCTCCGCCGTTTCCTGCGCGTTCAACCAAAGCAGGCAGCTTAGCAAATACCGAAGGCGGATATCCTTTCGTTGCCGGCGGCTCTCCCACCGCCAGTGCAATTTCACGTTGCGCCATGGCGTAGCGAGTTACAGAGTCAAGCAACAACAGCACATTCAGCCCCTGATCTCGAAAGTATTCAGCAATTGTGACTGCGCTCTCACACCCTTTCAGCCTCATCAGTGGAGACGCATCAGCGGGTGCCGCCACCACCACGGAGCGACGCCGTCCTTCAACTCCCAGGATCTCGTCGATGAACTCTTTAACTTCTCGTCCCCGCTCACCGACCAGCCCAACGACGATGACATCCGCCTCACTGCCGCGTGTCATCATGCCAAGCAGGACGGATTTACCAACACCACTGCCCGCAAACAGACCCATACGCTGCCCCTGACCGACCGTCACGATAGAATTGATTGCACGTACACCTACATCCATAGGCTCTTTGATTGGGCGTCTGGCCAATGGGTTTATGGCTGACTGTGCAAATTTAAGATGAGTTTCTGCTTCAATAGTTCCTAAGCCATCCAATGGTCGGCCCAGTCCATCAACAACCCGACCCAATAAGCTCATTCCCACTGGCAAACCAGCTTCTTTGATCTGTGGAATAACCCGGGCACCGGGTAACACGCCAGAGATATGATCGTTCGGCATCAGGTAGAGGGTATCGTGATTAAAGCCAATGACTTCAGCATCCACAAAGCCACGTATTGTTTCTATTTTACACTGACTGCCGACCGGTGCGTTGAGGCCCTTTGCCTCCAAGGTTAAACCAACCACACGAGTCAGGCTGCCCGCCACCGCAACCCCATAGGGTTGAATGTGTTTTTGAAATTTTTGCAGGCGCTCCGCCAGTGGCTGCTCTGATGAACTGGATATTGTCATTTGCTATCAGTGAAAAATTGAGATAGTCCACTCATGCAAAAACCTAACCAACTTTTAGAAAGGACGGTACCGCCACCAGCAGGTACCGAGTAATGAAAAGTGTTAAGGGTCTACACCACTGTCTTGTAAAAAGCTGCCAAGTACTTCGCTAATACGATTTTTCAGGCTCAAATCGATGGATGAGTCCGGCGTTCTGATGTGACACCCACCACGCTCAAGCGTTGGTTCGGGCACCAGCTGCCAATGCTGCTCGGCAATGGTTTCTTCCCCATAGGCTTCTTTTACTAACGCCAGATCTTCAGGGTGTAGATTAATCCGCATTTGAGTATCGTGCAGTGGCAGCGCATCAAGCCCCTTTTTTAAGGCTTGCAGAATCAGCTCTGGACGGGTTTTAACTTGTTCGAAGATGACTTGCTCTGCCAATAAATTGACTAATTGAAGTAGTTGTTTTTCAGCGGCTTCGTCAATTTGTCGCAACGGCTTTTGTGTCGCCTCCAATAATGCAGACAGCGATTGCAGGCGTTCTTCAATGAGCGGTTTTGACTCTTCAATCCCCTGTTCCTTACCGAGTGTCACGCCTTCTTTGTAACCCGCTTCTTTGCCTTCACTGACGCCTTTGTCAAAGCCTTCAATATACCCTTGCTCGTGACCTTGTTTCAGACCTTCTTCAAAGGCATCTTGTCTGATCTGCTCCAGCTCTTCCAGCGTAAGCATGGGCACTTCTTCTTCCTCAGGCTCAGGCGCGGTTTGTTGCGTCTTTTGCTGATACAGCTCCTCAAGTGGCGTGCCCATTGCCGTGGAGCGCCCGGAATATTTGCTTAAGTCTTCTTCGACATTAGGAATTGGCCAGTTTTCCAGCAACTCATCTAATGCTTCGGAGCTGACCGGTTTGCCACGATATAGCTTTTTTTCTGCCATGGGTTACAGGAACTCCTCACCGCCACCGCCGCCGAGCATAATTTCACCCGAATCAGCAAGGCGTCGAGCCGTTGCCAGGATCTCTTTTTGCGCGGCTTCCACTTCACTGATCCGCACTGGCGGCATGGCTTCTAAATCATCCGCCATCATCTCAGCCGCACGTTTAGACATGTTCTTCATAATCTTGTCTTTCAATGAATCGTCGGCGCCTTTGATGGCTTTCATCAGTACATCCTGTTGTACCTCACGCAGAATCGCCTGAATACCACGATCTTCCACATCCATGAGGTTTTCGAAGACAAACATCAGATCCTGAATTTGCTGCGACATCTCTTCATCATGTTCACGGATAGAGTCCATCAGCTGACCTTCGATATTGGTATCCAGGTAGTTCATGATATCCGCAGCGGCTTTCAGGCCACCCATTTTCGCAGCTTGCGCACCAGCTTGACCTGCGAACTGTTTCTCCATGATTTCATTCAGCTCTTGCAGTGCTGCCGGCTGTACTTCTTCGAGGTTTGCGATCCGCATTGTCAGATCGAGACGAACTTTCTCAGGGAACTGAGAGAGGATTTCAGCGGATTGCTCTGGTTCGAGATAAGACAATACAATTGTCTGGATCTGAGGGTGCTCA is a window of Pseudoalteromonas sp. R3 DNA encoding:
- the fliL gene encoding flagellar basal body-associated protein FliL, giving the protein MAEESDLEIEETGGSKKKLIIIIAAVVVVLAAVAGYFLFAGSDDAPESLAEETTEQQAQATQQNSAQTGSALYVAMPRPFVFNVPGASRDRIVQIKVQLLVRGDVNEEVAKKHIPLIEGTLLSVFSTTTADELSTSAGKETLRLSALDKVQAAMESVEGSKVVERVLFTGFVMQ
- a CDS encoding flagellar hook-length control protein FliK; the protein is MVNVSLEVAINNGVSAKGKDQTEQSEDSGFLAMLAQAEQDSSDEASQSNTDETGEYIPLPGGLDRRLGLDDSQISAGKKTLPDEPLKLDDSELPGQTDPKVVVGTVVNPGSDAAADTSGSHADDLLLQIKSSNAQSTDLAQNLAPVPKALKDYLSKVEQVTGPDNKKPVDGIGPVLPIPAEQNSDDTELPDVSVDAQAQNGAVKKPTQDASLYANGKLGQGEVPVEKLADPIVAKRVDKIGPVITQPTDEPGLQTQNKPAEGDAKLDPVVQLAKGESADSAKQTANTATGKQGSTETSVKLVNEQQSAKADVELRPARDSAPTHISAAHSDVSEQQPTSAGKSQRPIDQIGPVITAPQADKEDIKGDEQVMKPQQPAKSSATSATSTELKAMADSLTPEQKQVLETNLRAQLKSGEISNPEQRAKAEQLLQELGAKPSESAANKPQTTIESGSRQAEVTDKSIQSVIAEKDAKVPSKTDPVKPEKVNTQAAALSQTGVSSADTKSQGKENLQQTVVSDSLEGEHPELAQLKKEGGQSEQQNSQQRSAIPAPVENIFKAIRGERPDEGMKHEFNEMLAQVEQVRQSQQVNQQSAVNQKAMQADPALSQAINIARNDAVKALQERVNMMLNINNKEAEIRLDPPELGSMQIRIRSEGEQAQVNFVVQNQQAKEQLEQSMPKLREMLAEQGIQLGESNIQQGQGGEQQQQEASQGHGTLANNGSEAQNNGQQSTTSRRQSDSAIDYYA
- the fliJ gene encoding flagellar export protein FliJ, whose protein sequence is MANNKLDLLYKLESEKEEKLRLNFIQAEQNFHANQQKLNGLNEFRLEYSQQLHQKALQGLSSAGFGQYHAFINKIEEAIRQQANTVATAKRVVDQRRKLWLEQQVKAKAIAKLIEKKALEQQQRLAKAEQKMLDEFATNIFMRRKQAY
- the fliI gene encoding flagellar protein export ATPase FliI, producing the protein MTISSSSEQPLAERLQKFQKHIQPYGVAVAGSLTRVVGLTLEAKGLNAPVGSQCKIETIRGFVDAEVIGFNHDTLYLMPNDHISGVLPGARVIPQIKEAGLPVGMSLLGRVVDGLGRPLDGLGTIEAETHLKFAQSAINPLARRPIKEPMDVGVRAINSIVTVGQGQRMGLFAGSGVGKSVLLGMMTRGSEADVIVVGLVGERGREVKEFIDEILGVEGRRRSVVVAAPADASPLMRLKGCESAVTIAEYFRDQGLNVLLLLDSVTRYAMAQREIALAVGEPPATKGYPPSVFAKLPALVERAGNGGEGQGSITAFFTVLSEGDDMQDPIADSARAILDGHIVLSRDLADSGHYPAIDIEKSISRVMPQVVSESHMQQARVLKQVYSMYQQNKDMITLGAYQQGSDPMLDQAINMMPNINAFLQQGMKDVLHYDECLQGLAQLLGQG
- the fliH gene encoding flagellar assembly protein FliH, with the protein product MAEKKLYRGKPVSSEALDELLENWPIPNVEEDLSKYSGRSTAMGTPLEELYQQKTQQTAPEPEEEEVPMLTLEELEQIRQDAFEEGLKQGHEQGYIEGFDKGVSEGKEAGYKEGVTLGKEQGIEESKPLIEERLQSLSALLEATQKPLRQIDEAAEKQLLQLVNLLAEQVIFEQVKTRPELILQALKKGLDALPLHDTQMRINLHPEDLALVKEAYGEETIAEQHWQLVPEPTLERGGCHIRTPDSSIDLSLKNRISEVLGSFLQDSGVDP
- the fliG gene encoding flagellar motor switch protein FliG, which translates into the protein MSDEEQKQLPPAFDVDKLDGVDKAAILLLSLTEEDAAQILKHLEPKQVQKVGMAMAALDDLSQAKISAVHNLFIEQIQSFSTIGFQSEDFIKKALTAALGEDKAASLIDQIVMGSGAKGLDSLKWMDSKQVANIIRNEHPQIQTIVLSYLEPEQSAEILSQFPEKVRLDLTMRIANLEEVQPAALQELNEIMEKQFAGQAGAQAAKMGGLKAAADIMNYLDTNIEGQLMDSIREHDEEMSQQIQDLMFVFENLMDVEDRGIQAILREVQQDVLMKAIKGADDSLKDKIMKNMSKRAAEMMADDLEAMPPVRISEVEAAQKEILATARRLADSGEIMLGGGGGEEFL